Proteins encoded by one window of Cyprinus carpio isolate SPL01 chromosome B6, ASM1834038v1, whole genome shotgun sequence:
- the LOC109063463 gene encoding la-related protein 4-like isoform X1 codes for MTSESSSQAQQKEEVEPGSVARDQEEKTGENQGGMVTTKGAGLNPNAKVWQEVSAPTTQAPEAATETCHWPQADIVSTEESEGFSEYGVGYGDSESTPPMENSMLNGMESAELAYPLYEPVEGETVEEQPLLSEESLKESLKKQLEFCFSRENLSKDLYLMSQMDSDQFVPIWTIASMEGVKLLTTDMDLILEVLRASPMVQVDEKGEKVRPNHKRCIIILREVPETTPVEEVEGLFKSEKCPQVISVEFAHNNNWYITFQSDTDAQQAYRYLREEVKTFQGKPIMARIKAINTFFAKNGYVAVDSGVYSSPSQYSSPVYLQQVYQPPQQYPLYSLLPQTWTPSPTPYFETPLAPFPNSTFVNGFGTAGNYKTGSSPISLTRNYPRNRLPLYSRKNVINAFRNHVKPQPRADVCQLTETSSGTGSPQPPCTPTSDTAASTLTLLSEPPASPRENNHSDLSISSRARSVLYVRGSYRGMRRRREDERTRPNPESEVKAPPPKFDLATTNFPPLPGGVPSRLPAATVQTESVLENRMADVVKGISREKPETSKQDVSQDPGTCPVEAQSTGPSSPAPKPPATKQDTPTTSTSDQVKRPEKAVQVSDTPPDLASVTTKHVQPISAPKPSRSQSSTSSTASTPPVITSATVQEPRKLSYAEVCQRPPKDPPPAPAAPPSPSPTPSPTTNQPLRELRVNKAEGPASSRCSPGEKLEKGNESRTSREHTGYQRGNGPRGSGFKLREQQRRPLQGRRSSPQMGYNRHSGKEQNIPPRSPK; via the exons ATGACTTCGGAGAGCAGCAGCCAAGCGCAACAGAAGGAGGAGGTCGAGCCGGGATCAGTGGCCCGAGATCAAGAGGAGAAAACCGGCGAGAACCAAGGCGGCATG GTGACCACCAAGGGGGCCGGTCTGAATCCCAATGCTAAAGTGTGGCAGGAAGTGTCTGCACCAACCACCCAGGCTCCAGAGGCGGCCACAGAGACGTGTCATTGGCCACAAGCAGACATTGTCTCCACTGAGGAGTCGGAAG GTTTCAGTGAGTATGGTGTTGGCTATGGTGACTCTGAGTCAACCCCTCCTATGGAGAACAGCATGTTGAATGGCATGGAGTCCGCAGAACTGGCTTACCCACTCTACGAACCAG TGGAGGGTGAGACTGTCGAGGAGCAGCCTCTGCTGTCTGAAGAGAGTCTGAAGGAGTCACTGAAGAAGCAGCTGGAATTTTGCTTCTCAAG AGAGAATCTCTCCAAGGACCTTTACCTGATGTCTCAGATGGACAGTGATCAGTTTGTCCCTATTTGGACTATTGCAAGCATGGAGGGGGTCAAACTGCTGACTACTGATATGGACCTGATACTTGAGGTGCTAcgag CCTCTCCCATGGTGCAGGTGGATGAGAAGGGTGAGAAGGTACGGCCAAACCACAAGCGATGCATCATCATCCTCCGAGAGGTTCCTGAGACCACGCCTGTAGAG GAGGTGGAGGGCCTGTTTAAAAGTGAAAAGTGTCCGCAGGTTATCAGTGTGGAGTTTGCACACAATAACAACTGGTACATCACATTCCAGTCTGACACTGATGCTCAGCAG GCCTACAGATACTTGCGAGAGGAAGTCAAAACCTTTCAGGGCAAACCAATTATG GCTCGAATCAAGGCCATAAACACGTTCTTTGCTAAGAACGGTTATGTGGCCGTTGACTCTGGGGTTTACTCCAGTCCATCACAGTACTCGTCTCCAGTTTACCTGCAGCAGGTGTACCAGCCTCCACAGCAGTACCCTCTCTATAGCCTCTTGCCACAGACATGGACCCCCTCACCGACCCCTTATTTTGAAACGCCACTG GCtccatttcccaacagcacattTGTTAATGGCTTTGGCACAGCAGGAAACTACAAAACTGGCTCCTCTCCAATCAGCCTTACACGCAACTACCCCCGCAACCG ACTTCCACTTTATTCCAGAAAGAATGTAATCAATGCCTTCAG GAATCATGTAAAGCCACAGCCTCGTGCTGACGTGTGTCAGCTGACAGAGACTTCATCTGGTACCGGTAGTCCCCAGCCTCCATGCACGCCTACTTCAGACACCGCTGCCTCCACCCTCACTCTGCTCTCTGAACCGCCAGCTTCTCCCAGAGAGAACAACCACTCAGACCTCAGCATCAGCAGCCGGGCCAGGTCCGTcctttacgt GAGAGGAAGTTATCGTGGcatgaggaggagaagagaagatGAAAGAACA aGGCCGAATCCTGAATCAGAAGTGAAAGCTCCACCCCCTAAGTTTGACCTTGCAACCACTAACTTCCCGCCATTGCCAGGAGGTGTCCCGAGTCGTCTGCCAGCTGCAACCGTGCAAACGGAGTCGGTGTTGGAAAATCGCATGGCAGATGTAGTTAAGGGCATCAGCAGGGAGAAG cCGGAAACAAGTAAGCAAGATGTCAGTCAAGATCCTGGAACATGTCCAGTGGAAGCTCAATCGACTGGACCCTCTTCTCCAGCGCCAAAGCCTCCTGCCACAAAACAGGACACACCTACCACTAG TACGTCAGATCAAGTGAAGAGACCTGAGAAAGCGGTCCAGGTCTCTGACACACCTCCAGACCTTGCTTCGGTGACTACAAAGCACGTCCAGCCCATTTCTGCCCCCAAACCTTCACGCAGCCAATCAAGCACTTCAAGCACTGCATCTACTCCACCTGTCATAACAAGCGCAACTGTCCAG GAGCCTCGGAAGCTGAGCTATGCGGAGGTGTGTCAGAGGCCACCCAAAGACCCTCCCCCTGCACCGGCTGCCCCGCCCAGCCCAAGTCCCACCCCTTCTCCCACCACAAACCAACCACTACGTGAACTTCGCGTCAACAAAGCGGAAGGCCCAGCCTCATCCCGCTGCAGTCCGGGCGAGAAACTGGAGAAAGGAAACGAGAGTCGGACGTCCAGAGAGCATACTGGCTACCAACGTGGTAACGGCCCCAGAGGGTCAGGTTTTAAGCTCAGAGAGCAACAGAGACGCCCTCTACAGGGTCGGCGCTCCTCTCCACAGATGGGGTATAACAGGCACAGTGGAAAAGAACAAAACATCCCACCCAGATCGCCAAAGTAA
- the LOC109063463 gene encoding la-related protein 4-like isoform X2, with translation MTSESSSQAQQKEEVEPGSVARDQEEKTGENQGGMVTTKGAGLNPNAKVWQEVSAPTTQAPEAATETCHWPQADIVSTEESEGFSEYGVGYGDSESTPPMENSMLNGMESAELAYPLYEPVEGETVEEQPLLSEESLKESLKKQLEFCFSRENLSKDLYLMSQMDSDQFVPIWTIASMEGVKLLTTDMDLILEVLRASPMVQVDEKGEKVRPNHKRCIIILREVPETTPVEEVEGLFKSEKCPQVISVEFAHNNNWYITFQSDTDAQQAYRYLREEVKTFQGKPIMARIKAINTFFAKNGYVAVDSGVYSSPSQYSSPVYLQQVYQPPQQYPLYSLLPQTWTPSPTPYFETPLAPFPNSTFVNGFGTAGNYKTGSSPISLTRNYPRNRLPLYSRKNVINAFRNHVKPQPRADVCQLTETSSGTGSPQPPCTPTSDTAASTLTLLSEPPASPRENNHSDLSISSRARRGSYRGMRRRREDERTRPNPESEVKAPPPKFDLATTNFPPLPGGVPSRLPAATVQTESVLENRMADVVKGISREKPETSKQDVSQDPGTCPVEAQSTGPSSPAPKPPATKQDTPTTSTSDQVKRPEKAVQVSDTPPDLASVTTKHVQPISAPKPSRSQSSTSSTASTPPVITSATVQEPRKLSYAEVCQRPPKDPPPAPAAPPSPSPTPSPTTNQPLRELRVNKAEGPASSRCSPGEKLEKGNESRTSREHTGYQRGNGPRGSGFKLREQQRRPLQGRRSSPQMGYNRHSGKEQNIPPRSPK, from the exons ATGACTTCGGAGAGCAGCAGCCAAGCGCAACAGAAGGAGGAGGTCGAGCCGGGATCAGTGGCCCGAGATCAAGAGGAGAAAACCGGCGAGAACCAAGGCGGCATG GTGACCACCAAGGGGGCCGGTCTGAATCCCAATGCTAAAGTGTGGCAGGAAGTGTCTGCACCAACCACCCAGGCTCCAGAGGCGGCCACAGAGACGTGTCATTGGCCACAAGCAGACATTGTCTCCACTGAGGAGTCGGAAG GTTTCAGTGAGTATGGTGTTGGCTATGGTGACTCTGAGTCAACCCCTCCTATGGAGAACAGCATGTTGAATGGCATGGAGTCCGCAGAACTGGCTTACCCACTCTACGAACCAG TGGAGGGTGAGACTGTCGAGGAGCAGCCTCTGCTGTCTGAAGAGAGTCTGAAGGAGTCACTGAAGAAGCAGCTGGAATTTTGCTTCTCAAG AGAGAATCTCTCCAAGGACCTTTACCTGATGTCTCAGATGGACAGTGATCAGTTTGTCCCTATTTGGACTATTGCAAGCATGGAGGGGGTCAAACTGCTGACTACTGATATGGACCTGATACTTGAGGTGCTAcgag CCTCTCCCATGGTGCAGGTGGATGAGAAGGGTGAGAAGGTACGGCCAAACCACAAGCGATGCATCATCATCCTCCGAGAGGTTCCTGAGACCACGCCTGTAGAG GAGGTGGAGGGCCTGTTTAAAAGTGAAAAGTGTCCGCAGGTTATCAGTGTGGAGTTTGCACACAATAACAACTGGTACATCACATTCCAGTCTGACACTGATGCTCAGCAG GCCTACAGATACTTGCGAGAGGAAGTCAAAACCTTTCAGGGCAAACCAATTATG GCTCGAATCAAGGCCATAAACACGTTCTTTGCTAAGAACGGTTATGTGGCCGTTGACTCTGGGGTTTACTCCAGTCCATCACAGTACTCGTCTCCAGTTTACCTGCAGCAGGTGTACCAGCCTCCACAGCAGTACCCTCTCTATAGCCTCTTGCCACAGACATGGACCCCCTCACCGACCCCTTATTTTGAAACGCCACTG GCtccatttcccaacagcacattTGTTAATGGCTTTGGCACAGCAGGAAACTACAAAACTGGCTCCTCTCCAATCAGCCTTACACGCAACTACCCCCGCAACCG ACTTCCACTTTATTCCAGAAAGAATGTAATCAATGCCTTCAG GAATCATGTAAAGCCACAGCCTCGTGCTGACGTGTGTCAGCTGACAGAGACTTCATCTGGTACCGGTAGTCCCCAGCCTCCATGCACGCCTACTTCAGACACCGCTGCCTCCACCCTCACTCTGCTCTCTGAACCGCCAGCTTCTCCCAGAGAGAACAACCACTCAGACCTCAGCATCAGCAGCCGGGCCAG GAGAGGAAGTTATCGTGGcatgaggaggagaagagaagatGAAAGAACA aGGCCGAATCCTGAATCAGAAGTGAAAGCTCCACCCCCTAAGTTTGACCTTGCAACCACTAACTTCCCGCCATTGCCAGGAGGTGTCCCGAGTCGTCTGCCAGCTGCAACCGTGCAAACGGAGTCGGTGTTGGAAAATCGCATGGCAGATGTAGTTAAGGGCATCAGCAGGGAGAAG cCGGAAACAAGTAAGCAAGATGTCAGTCAAGATCCTGGAACATGTCCAGTGGAAGCTCAATCGACTGGACCCTCTTCTCCAGCGCCAAAGCCTCCTGCCACAAAACAGGACACACCTACCACTAG TACGTCAGATCAAGTGAAGAGACCTGAGAAAGCGGTCCAGGTCTCTGACACACCTCCAGACCTTGCTTCGGTGACTACAAAGCACGTCCAGCCCATTTCTGCCCCCAAACCTTCACGCAGCCAATCAAGCACTTCAAGCACTGCATCTACTCCACCTGTCATAACAAGCGCAACTGTCCAG GAGCCTCGGAAGCTGAGCTATGCGGAGGTGTGTCAGAGGCCACCCAAAGACCCTCCCCCTGCACCGGCTGCCCCGCCCAGCCCAAGTCCCACCCCTTCTCCCACCACAAACCAACCACTACGTGAACTTCGCGTCAACAAAGCGGAAGGCCCAGCCTCATCCCGCTGCAGTCCGGGCGAGAAACTGGAGAAAGGAAACGAGAGTCGGACGTCCAGAGAGCATACTGGCTACCAACGTGGTAACGGCCCCAGAGGGTCAGGTTTTAAGCTCAGAGAGCAACAGAGACGCCCTCTACAGGGTCGGCGCTCCTCTCCACAGATGGGGTATAACAGGCACAGTGGAAAAGAACAAAACATCCCACCCAGATCGCCAAAGTAA
- the LOC109063463 gene encoding la-related protein 4-like isoform X3 → MTSESSSQAQQKEEVEPGSVARDQEEKTGENQGGMVTTKGAGLNPNAKVWQEVSAPTTQAPEAATETCHWPQADIVSTEESEGFSEYGVGYGDSESTPPMENSMLNGMESAELAYPLYEPVEGETVEEQPLLSEESLKESLKKQLEFCFSRENLSKDLYLMSQMDSDQFVPIWTIASMEGVKLLTTDMDLILEVLRASPMVQVDEKGEKVRPNHKRCIIILREVPETTPVEEVEGLFKSEKCPQVISVEFAHNNNWYITFQSDTDAQQAYRYLREEVKTFQGKPIMARIKAINTFFAKNGYVAVDSGVYSSPSQYSSPVYLQQVYQPPQQYPLYSLLPQTWTPSPTPYFETPLAPFPNSTFVNGFGTAGNYKTGSSPISLTRNYPRNRNHVKPQPRADVCQLTETSSGTGSPQPPCTPTSDTAASTLTLLSEPPASPRENNHSDLSISSRARSVLYVRGSYRGMRRRREDERTRPNPESEVKAPPPKFDLATTNFPPLPGGVPSRLPAATVQTESVLENRMADVVKGISREKPETSKQDVSQDPGTCPVEAQSTGPSSPAPKPPATKQDTPTTSTSDQVKRPEKAVQVSDTPPDLASVTTKHVQPISAPKPSRSQSSTSSTASTPPVITSATVQEPRKLSYAEVCQRPPKDPPPAPAAPPSPSPTPSPTTNQPLRELRVNKAEGPASSRCSPGEKLEKGNESRTSREHTGYQRGNGPRGSGFKLREQQRRPLQGRRSSPQMGYNRHSGKEQNIPPRSPK, encoded by the exons ATGACTTCGGAGAGCAGCAGCCAAGCGCAACAGAAGGAGGAGGTCGAGCCGGGATCAGTGGCCCGAGATCAAGAGGAGAAAACCGGCGAGAACCAAGGCGGCATG GTGACCACCAAGGGGGCCGGTCTGAATCCCAATGCTAAAGTGTGGCAGGAAGTGTCTGCACCAACCACCCAGGCTCCAGAGGCGGCCACAGAGACGTGTCATTGGCCACAAGCAGACATTGTCTCCACTGAGGAGTCGGAAG GTTTCAGTGAGTATGGTGTTGGCTATGGTGACTCTGAGTCAACCCCTCCTATGGAGAACAGCATGTTGAATGGCATGGAGTCCGCAGAACTGGCTTACCCACTCTACGAACCAG TGGAGGGTGAGACTGTCGAGGAGCAGCCTCTGCTGTCTGAAGAGAGTCTGAAGGAGTCACTGAAGAAGCAGCTGGAATTTTGCTTCTCAAG AGAGAATCTCTCCAAGGACCTTTACCTGATGTCTCAGATGGACAGTGATCAGTTTGTCCCTATTTGGACTATTGCAAGCATGGAGGGGGTCAAACTGCTGACTACTGATATGGACCTGATACTTGAGGTGCTAcgag CCTCTCCCATGGTGCAGGTGGATGAGAAGGGTGAGAAGGTACGGCCAAACCACAAGCGATGCATCATCATCCTCCGAGAGGTTCCTGAGACCACGCCTGTAGAG GAGGTGGAGGGCCTGTTTAAAAGTGAAAAGTGTCCGCAGGTTATCAGTGTGGAGTTTGCACACAATAACAACTGGTACATCACATTCCAGTCTGACACTGATGCTCAGCAG GCCTACAGATACTTGCGAGAGGAAGTCAAAACCTTTCAGGGCAAACCAATTATG GCTCGAATCAAGGCCATAAACACGTTCTTTGCTAAGAACGGTTATGTGGCCGTTGACTCTGGGGTTTACTCCAGTCCATCACAGTACTCGTCTCCAGTTTACCTGCAGCAGGTGTACCAGCCTCCACAGCAGTACCCTCTCTATAGCCTCTTGCCACAGACATGGACCCCCTCACCGACCCCTTATTTTGAAACGCCACTG GCtccatttcccaacagcacattTGTTAATGGCTTTGGCACAGCAGGAAACTACAAAACTGGCTCCTCTCCAATCAGCCTTACACGCAACTACCCCCGCAACCG GAATCATGTAAAGCCACAGCCTCGTGCTGACGTGTGTCAGCTGACAGAGACTTCATCTGGTACCGGTAGTCCCCAGCCTCCATGCACGCCTACTTCAGACACCGCTGCCTCCACCCTCACTCTGCTCTCTGAACCGCCAGCTTCTCCCAGAGAGAACAACCACTCAGACCTCAGCATCAGCAGCCGGGCCAGGTCCGTcctttacgt GAGAGGAAGTTATCGTGGcatgaggaggagaagagaagatGAAAGAACA aGGCCGAATCCTGAATCAGAAGTGAAAGCTCCACCCCCTAAGTTTGACCTTGCAACCACTAACTTCCCGCCATTGCCAGGAGGTGTCCCGAGTCGTCTGCCAGCTGCAACCGTGCAAACGGAGTCGGTGTTGGAAAATCGCATGGCAGATGTAGTTAAGGGCATCAGCAGGGAGAAG cCGGAAACAAGTAAGCAAGATGTCAGTCAAGATCCTGGAACATGTCCAGTGGAAGCTCAATCGACTGGACCCTCTTCTCCAGCGCCAAAGCCTCCTGCCACAAAACAGGACACACCTACCACTAG TACGTCAGATCAAGTGAAGAGACCTGAGAAAGCGGTCCAGGTCTCTGACACACCTCCAGACCTTGCTTCGGTGACTACAAAGCACGTCCAGCCCATTTCTGCCCCCAAACCTTCACGCAGCCAATCAAGCACTTCAAGCACTGCATCTACTCCACCTGTCATAACAAGCGCAACTGTCCAG GAGCCTCGGAAGCTGAGCTATGCGGAGGTGTGTCAGAGGCCACCCAAAGACCCTCCCCCTGCACCGGCTGCCCCGCCCAGCCCAAGTCCCACCCCTTCTCCCACCACAAACCAACCACTACGTGAACTTCGCGTCAACAAAGCGGAAGGCCCAGCCTCATCCCGCTGCAGTCCGGGCGAGAAACTGGAGAAAGGAAACGAGAGTCGGACGTCCAGAGAGCATACTGGCTACCAACGTGGTAACGGCCCCAGAGGGTCAGGTTTTAAGCTCAGAGAGCAACAGAGACGCCCTCTACAGGGTCGGCGCTCCTCTCCACAGATGGGGTATAACAGGCACAGTGGAAAAGAACAAAACATCCCACCCAGATCGCCAAAGTAA
- the LOC109063463 gene encoding la-related protein 4-like isoform X4, translating into MTSESSSQAQQKEEVEPGSVARDQEEKTGENQGGMVTTKGAGLNPNAKVWQEVSAPTTQAPEAATETCHWPQADIVSTEESEGFSEYGVGYGDSESTPPMENSMLNGMESAELAYPLYEPVEGETVEEQPLLSEESLKESLKKQLEFCFSRENLSKDLYLMSQMDSDQFVPIWTIASMEGVKLLTTDMDLILEVLRASPMVQVDEKGEKVRPNHKRCIIILREVPETTPVEEVEGLFKSEKCPQVISVEFAHNNNWYITFQSDTDAQQAYRYLREEVKTFQGKPIMARIKAINTFFAKNGYVAVDSGVYSSPSQYSSPVYLQQVYQPPQQYPLYSLLPQTWTPSPTPYFETPLAPFPNSTFVNGFGTAGNYKTGSSPISLTRNYPRNRNHVKPQPRADVCQLTETSSGTGSPQPPCTPTSDTAASTLTLLSEPPASPRENNHSDLSISSRARRGSYRGMRRRREDERTRPNPESEVKAPPPKFDLATTNFPPLPGGVPSRLPAATVQTESVLENRMADVVKGISREKPETSKQDVSQDPGTCPVEAQSTGPSSPAPKPPATKQDTPTTSTSDQVKRPEKAVQVSDTPPDLASVTTKHVQPISAPKPSRSQSSTSSTASTPPVITSATVQEPRKLSYAEVCQRPPKDPPPAPAAPPSPSPTPSPTTNQPLRELRVNKAEGPASSRCSPGEKLEKGNESRTSREHTGYQRGNGPRGSGFKLREQQRRPLQGRRSSPQMGYNRHSGKEQNIPPRSPK; encoded by the exons ATGACTTCGGAGAGCAGCAGCCAAGCGCAACAGAAGGAGGAGGTCGAGCCGGGATCAGTGGCCCGAGATCAAGAGGAGAAAACCGGCGAGAACCAAGGCGGCATG GTGACCACCAAGGGGGCCGGTCTGAATCCCAATGCTAAAGTGTGGCAGGAAGTGTCTGCACCAACCACCCAGGCTCCAGAGGCGGCCACAGAGACGTGTCATTGGCCACAAGCAGACATTGTCTCCACTGAGGAGTCGGAAG GTTTCAGTGAGTATGGTGTTGGCTATGGTGACTCTGAGTCAACCCCTCCTATGGAGAACAGCATGTTGAATGGCATGGAGTCCGCAGAACTGGCTTACCCACTCTACGAACCAG TGGAGGGTGAGACTGTCGAGGAGCAGCCTCTGCTGTCTGAAGAGAGTCTGAAGGAGTCACTGAAGAAGCAGCTGGAATTTTGCTTCTCAAG AGAGAATCTCTCCAAGGACCTTTACCTGATGTCTCAGATGGACAGTGATCAGTTTGTCCCTATTTGGACTATTGCAAGCATGGAGGGGGTCAAACTGCTGACTACTGATATGGACCTGATACTTGAGGTGCTAcgag CCTCTCCCATGGTGCAGGTGGATGAGAAGGGTGAGAAGGTACGGCCAAACCACAAGCGATGCATCATCATCCTCCGAGAGGTTCCTGAGACCACGCCTGTAGAG GAGGTGGAGGGCCTGTTTAAAAGTGAAAAGTGTCCGCAGGTTATCAGTGTGGAGTTTGCACACAATAACAACTGGTACATCACATTCCAGTCTGACACTGATGCTCAGCAG GCCTACAGATACTTGCGAGAGGAAGTCAAAACCTTTCAGGGCAAACCAATTATG GCTCGAATCAAGGCCATAAACACGTTCTTTGCTAAGAACGGTTATGTGGCCGTTGACTCTGGGGTTTACTCCAGTCCATCACAGTACTCGTCTCCAGTTTACCTGCAGCAGGTGTACCAGCCTCCACAGCAGTACCCTCTCTATAGCCTCTTGCCACAGACATGGACCCCCTCACCGACCCCTTATTTTGAAACGCCACTG GCtccatttcccaacagcacattTGTTAATGGCTTTGGCACAGCAGGAAACTACAAAACTGGCTCCTCTCCAATCAGCCTTACACGCAACTACCCCCGCAACCG GAATCATGTAAAGCCACAGCCTCGTGCTGACGTGTGTCAGCTGACAGAGACTTCATCTGGTACCGGTAGTCCCCAGCCTCCATGCACGCCTACTTCAGACACCGCTGCCTCCACCCTCACTCTGCTCTCTGAACCGCCAGCTTCTCCCAGAGAGAACAACCACTCAGACCTCAGCATCAGCAGCCGGGCCAG GAGAGGAAGTTATCGTGGcatgaggaggagaagagaagatGAAAGAACA aGGCCGAATCCTGAATCAGAAGTGAAAGCTCCACCCCCTAAGTTTGACCTTGCAACCACTAACTTCCCGCCATTGCCAGGAGGTGTCCCGAGTCGTCTGCCAGCTGCAACCGTGCAAACGGAGTCGGTGTTGGAAAATCGCATGGCAGATGTAGTTAAGGGCATCAGCAGGGAGAAG cCGGAAACAAGTAAGCAAGATGTCAGTCAAGATCCTGGAACATGTCCAGTGGAAGCTCAATCGACTGGACCCTCTTCTCCAGCGCCAAAGCCTCCTGCCACAAAACAGGACACACCTACCACTAG TACGTCAGATCAAGTGAAGAGACCTGAGAAAGCGGTCCAGGTCTCTGACACACCTCCAGACCTTGCTTCGGTGACTACAAAGCACGTCCAGCCCATTTCTGCCCCCAAACCTTCACGCAGCCAATCAAGCACTTCAAGCACTGCATCTACTCCACCTGTCATAACAAGCGCAACTGTCCAG GAGCCTCGGAAGCTGAGCTATGCGGAGGTGTGTCAGAGGCCACCCAAAGACCCTCCCCCTGCACCGGCTGCCCCGCCCAGCCCAAGTCCCACCCCTTCTCCCACCACAAACCAACCACTACGTGAACTTCGCGTCAACAAAGCGGAAGGCCCAGCCTCATCCCGCTGCAGTCCGGGCGAGAAACTGGAGAAAGGAAACGAGAGTCGGACGTCCAGAGAGCATACTGGCTACCAACGTGGTAACGGCCCCAGAGGGTCAGGTTTTAAGCTCAGAGAGCAACAGAGACGCCCTCTACAGGGTCGGCGCTCCTCTCCACAGATGGGGTATAACAGGCACAGTGGAAAAGAACAAAACATCCCACCCAGATCGCCAAAGTAA